TTGACGAGATCCCCTCGCCGTTTGGCGATTTAGGCTTGCAACTGTCGGAGTCGGAGCTCCGAGTAACCGCGTACGAGATCTTGATTGGATCTTGCCGGAGCACTGGCGGTAAACCGTTAACTTATATTTCGCAGTCGGAGAAGGGAGTTGATCGGTCTGCGTCGTTGTCGACGGCGACGTCGCTGCACCGGTCGATAACGTCGACGGCTGTGAGCAAATTTAAGAAGGCGCTAGGGCtgaaatcatcatcatcggCGAGGAAGAGGATAATCGGAGGCGATGAGTCAGCGAATCAAGGTCGAGCGACTTCGGGATTGACGGTAGGGGAGTTGATAAGGATTCAGATGAGAATTTCGGAACAGGTTGATTCGAGAATTAGAAGGGCGCTTTTGAGGATCACTTCTGGACAGGTGCGTTTTGGTACTTGGAATTGAAAGCTCTTCTGCAGTCGaattttctgttctgtggctgagaaaatttatgagaaatgacatggaaaacatcatattctttGCTCTTTTCGCATCCTGATTTGTTTTGATGATAGATTATTGCTTATCTTAGCATCCTCTTACGAGAAGAACATGATTGAGACTAATATGAGTGACAGTTCTTCGTGAAATTGTCCTATTACTGTATTCCTACATGCTTAGATTTCATTACTTTTGGGACGATTGAATCAAATATTGAGCTATTTCTATCCTTGAGCTCGGGGATTACATTGAACTTTTGTTGTCTTCTAGAGCTATTCTTGGTAGGTGAAACCTCCTCAGGACTAGTGGTGGGCTCGAAACTCTGTTTAACCATTTCTATATGCTGCAATCGATCTTATATGCCATGGGTTTATAATATCTTGTTCTTGGATCAGCTTGGAAGGCGGATAGAGTCGATGGTTCTGCCGCTCGAGCTGTTTCAACAGCTTAAGGCTTTGGACTTCCAAAATAATGAAGAACACATGGCTTGGCAAAGGCGTTATTTGAAGGTTCTTGAAATAGGACTTCTATTGCATCCTCGCTTGCCATTAGAAAAGGCAGACGACGCTCCGAAACGTTTTCGACAGATTGTTCGTGGTGCTATGGAGAAACCCATTGATGCTGGGAGAAACTTTGAAATTATCCAAGACCTTCGGAGTATCGTGTTGTCTCTTGCTTGTAGATCATTTGGCGAGTCTGTTCCGGGCATGTGCCATTGGGCAGATGGGTTCCCTTTGAATCTCAGGCTCTACCAAACTCTTTTAGAAGCTTGTTTTGATGCTAATGATGCAACTTCTATCATTGAAGAGGTTGATGAGGTCTTGGAACATGTTAAGAAAACTTGGGTTGTGCTTGGCATGAACCAGATGCTGCATAATCTTTGTTTCTCGTGGGTTTTGTTCAATCGATACGTTGCCACGGGACAAGTCGGAAGTGACTTGCTATCTGCATCCAAAAGTCTGTTGGCCGAAGTTGAAGACGACGTCGAGTCCTACAAGGATCCTATTTACTCGAGAATCCTGAGCACTACTCTTAGTTCGATTTTGGTTTCGACGGAGAGAAAGCTTCTTGCATACCGCAACGATTTTCACAGTGACAACATTGAGTGTATGCAAAGCCTAGTCTCTATTGCAGTATTATCATCTGAGTTACTGCAAAATAACCAACACGATTGGAAGACGATCGAAGTTGATGTGGCATATAACAAAGTCGATAACTATATAAGATCATCACTTCGAACTGCTTTTTCTAAGGTAAGTGCAATCAGTTAAAGATCAACTCTCTTATTTCAATTGTGACTTCGTTTAGCTCTCTAAGAGATTTATGAATTTGTGGAATTTGTCTTAGAAACTCGAGTAgcgattttctttttctttcctttcatcATGCTTCCTTTTCGCCTGCCTCTATGGATTGTCACTGAAGAGTGTTCTTGTCCTTATCATTACAGAAAATGGAGAAGGTTAAATCAACCATTAAAAACCAGAAAAATCCACCTCATGTTCTTTCTGTCCTTGCTCAAGAGGTGAGCGAACTGGCTTTCGATGAGAAGGCAATGTTTAGTCCAATATTCAAGGAATGGCACCCTCATGCAGCTGGAGTAGCCGTTTCAACGATCCATTCTTGTTACGGCAAGGAACTGAAAAAATTCATTTCGGGTATTGATGAACTGACGCCGAATGCTATTGAAGTTCTCAATGCAGCTGATAAATTGGAGAAAGATCTCGTGCAGATTGCAGTTGGAGATTCAGTAGACAGTGAAGATGGTGGGAAGTCCATAATACGAGAGATGCCTCCTTACGAAGCTGAAACGCTAATTGCCAACCTCGTAAAGACGTGGATCAGTACGAGAGTGGACAGACTAAAGGAATGGATTGGCAGATTCCTTCAACAAGAGGTATGTGGTCATGACATTATCTGGTTATTATGTAGATTTGGACTGGTAATAGCTTCACATTTAGGAAacggattgtgatatcccacatcgaaaggagaacgaaacattctttataagagcgtggacgttttaaaaaccttgaggggaagtgggccctcaagggggtggattgtgagatcccacgtcggttggggaggaaaatgaaacattctttataagggtgtggaaacctctccctagcaaacgcgtattaaaaaccttgagggaaaccccgaaaaggaaaactcaaagaggacaatatctaccagcggtgggcttgggctgtttcTTGCATGTTTGCATCTTTTATAACGTTATTGAACTATCATTTACAAACACTCTGAATAGGTATGGAATCCACGTGCAAACAAAGAGCACGTCGCTCCTTCTGTCGTTGAAGTTTTACGAATAGTCGATGAAAGTTTTGAagctttctttttgttgtcaATTCCACAACACGCATCATTGCTTCCTGATTTAATGACTGGTCTTGACAAATGTTTGCAACAGTACATACTTGAGGCAAAATCTGGCTGCGGTAAGTGTTCTATTTACCGAATTTATAAGGAAGTTAGTGATATCTCTATGCAACCATTAAAATTCATCATGCATTTTCAGGATCCAGAAGTACCTATATTCCTGCTCTGCCTGCTTTAACTAGATGTTCGAAAGGATCAAAGTTCGGCGTATtcaaaaagaaggaaaagttgCAAGCGGGTCAGGGGAGGACCCAGTTCGGGATCACGAATGCCAGTAACTCTTTGTCGATCCCCCAGCTATGTGTTTGTATTAATTCGTTGCACCATGTACGGACCGAGCTTGAAGTCCAAGAAAGAAGGGCGGTTGCCCGTCTTAAGAATCTCGAGCCTCACTACACAGATGCTGTTAGGAACCTAGCTGGGAAATGGTTTGAGCTTTCGGCATCTCTGTGTGTGGAAGGGATAAAGCAACTAAGTGAAGCAACTGCATACAAAGTTGTATTCCACGATCTCAGTCAGTTTTTATGGGATGGCTTATATATTGGGGAGGTTGCATCTTCAAGGATTGAGCCATTCCTTCAGGAGCTTGAGCAATACCTAGAAACCATTTCATCAACTGTTGTCCATGACAGAGTCAGAACACGGATGATAACCGACGTGATGAAAGCCTCTTTCGATGGTTTCCTATTAGTTCTACTTGCTGGAGGCCCGTCCCGAGCTTTTGTTAAGCAAGATTCGGAAATGATCGAGGAAGACTTTAAGTTTCTAACAGATCTCTTTTGGTCCAATGGTGATGGGCTTCCTGCTGATTTGATTAGTAAACATTCAGGCATTGTTAACGGAGTCATCGATCTGTTTCGTTCCGACTCCGAAAGTCTGATCGAGCAGTTCAAATATGTGATGGTGGAGTCGCATGGTGTGCAAGCTAAATCCAGGCTTCCTTTGCCTCCAACTTCTGGTCATTGGGAACCAACCGAGCCGAATACACTACTCCGAGTCTTGTGCTATCGCAACGATGAGATAGCTGCAAAGTTCCTCAAGAAGACTTACAATTTGCCCAAAAAACTATAACCAACTTGCCAACCATGCCTCACCCCAACCATATGATATATTGTACATAGTAGGACGCTTCGTGCCAATTGTGGCGACAAATTACGACTCCGTGCATCGAAATTTATGGTCTTCAGAGAGAGCATTCTTGCACGATACCGTCGTGTTCTCGTGGGATAGTGCAGTTGTTCTTCGACTGGATTTTATAGGATGGTTATGTTGAATCAATCAGCTTTTGTCGCTTTCTCGCGTCTTCGGTCACGGTTCGAGTAACACAGCCTCTTTTATACATAGTTAGGTACAAGGAAAACGTACGCATCATACAGAGGCTTCCTTTTACCATCTGATTATGACAGAGACTTCTTTCAACATACAAATACCACACTGTAAGGAATCACAAACTAcaggtttttcttcttttgactGCTGTTAATAATCTGATCTGATGATTTTCTTGACCACTTCTTACCCTGTTTTTTTTACTACTGATTGGTGTGTATGTTTTGACTTATGAGTTCTTagttatttattgatttagcCTTGTAATTTTGTAGAAGAATGAGAAAGGCAGTTATTGCATTTTGGCCTCAACCTTCAaagattttataaattttga
The nucleotide sequence above comes from Cucurbita pepo subsp. pepo cultivar mu-cu-16 chromosome LG11, ASM280686v2, whole genome shotgun sequence. Encoded proteins:
- the LOC111805369 gene encoding uncharacterized protein LOC111805369; translated protein: MSRLFSDRSRGSSRRHGSSSSSVIHDTTTITTSAAAASTSAATTSITMPVYPIDEIPSPFGDLGLQLSESELRVTAYEILIGSCRSTGGKPLTYISQSEKGVDRSASLSTATSLHRSITSTAVSKFKKALGLKSSSSARKRIIGGDESANQGRATSGLTVGELIRIQMRISEQVDSRIRRALLRITSGQLGRRIESMVLPLELFQQLKALDFQNNEEHMAWQRRYLKVLEIGLLLHPRLPLEKADDAPKRFRQIVRGAMEKPIDAGRNFEIIQDLRSIVLSLACRSFGESVPGMCHWADGFPLNLRLYQTLLEACFDANDATSIIEEVDEVLEHVKKTWVVLGMNQMLHNLCFSWVLFNRYVATGQVGSDLLSASKSLLAEVEDDVESYKDPIYSRILSTTLSSILVSTERKLLAYRNDFHSDNIECMQSLVSIAVLSSELLQNNQHDWKTIEVDVAYNKVDNYIRSSLRTAFSKKMEKVKSTIKNQKNPPHVLSVLAQEVSELAFDEKAMFSPIFKEWHPHAAGVAVSTIHSCYGKELKKFISGIDELTPNAIEVLNAADKLEKDLVQIAVGDSVDSEDGGKSIIREMPPYEAETLIANLVKTWISTRVDRLKEWIGRFLQQEVWNPRANKEHVAPSVVEVLRIVDESFEAFFLLSIPQHASLLPDLMTGLDKCLQQYILEAKSGCGSRSTYIPALPALTRCSKGSKFGVFKKKEKLQAGQGRTQFGITNASNSLSIPQLCVCINSLHHVRTELEVQERRAVARLKNLEPHYTDAVRNLAGKWFELSASLCVEGIKQLSEATAYKVVFHDLSQFLWDGLYIGEVASSRIEPFLQELEQYLETISSTVVHDRVRTRMITDVMKASFDGFLLVLLAGGPSRAFVKQDSEMIEEDFKFLTDLFWSNGDGLPADLISKHSGIVNGVIDLFRSDSESLIEQFKYVMVESHGVQAKSRLPLPPTSGHWEPTEPNTLLRVLCYRNDEIAAKFLKKTYNLPKKL